The proteins below are encoded in one region of Malaclemys terrapin pileata isolate rMalTer1 chromosome 20, rMalTer1.hap1, whole genome shotgun sequence:
- the LOC128826661 gene encoding maestro heat-like repeat-containing protein family member 2B: MVAHVFREFSVSTSKLAIEEESTIQTLCIDILQCLDTSVSGITQVLWPRLLEYVVPAQYTGTLKPLCRCLRELVEKKQQEGEEAACLDYSGPVKLPTPQGLLARLLVVASSPYEREGHGCAALQLLEALHHNIHAAVGEMWVLNIPPLLQYIEGNTENSLDHERWEHMLLQFLRTSLEMIGDSAWSSQISLELSQQMAGYASPSKEKSFLYKALGTSLAVCQDLVHVKSQTHKFLTTTDYMEAPEREGVISILAFSAESHLDLTLNTLQEFGAAMSKVKISGFIGHLKDYHHGKRSKTRSTLMLTYSNVAVHAPKDQLLSRVEADITGNILHHYRASCQVLGITVTNKDMYLKLTLIQNVTEISCAILETRDSQEFEFSYKQELLGYMLDFIKKEPLDSLASPVRYKAILAIGHLSKLKPSLTLEENHELLDECFKSLFPLPPLEKMKEEGETAKDALHIQSLYVGSLEALGKLMKTLLEEEPTADWFQEMFELLRTWFSSGKEWERERALQASTQLLTAYQEAVNSTTQETFNRFGSLIGLIAPYSCDSLATSRQWVVDCISCLLCLQGQSMNLGSAAEELRCLREALTAPDPEALFQASSKMARVVSEYFPSEQATDFIKATLGGMLSASPTCATAAGLWMKIILKECGDAMLDKVPDILVIIYSHMPAIQESSLRQFLVEAVSILAHRDLETVISSLLGQPLPMDSDITELWRSLGGDPLLATQVLKILIDRIKTPTRQEGRITSETEIDRDWAAAEPLSATCAISEVVSALVSSKTVQELLPELFPVLLQQVSRTLGQEMPLPRTSSGMLFREDLQHTEGDPCRLSIQALEAVLFKAGNERLGRALREQRTQSLLENPKTHHEGVCLLVSVLLRAELITPEILQSLLPWVNSPTENLRVTSSAFLAQLMTDPMLREKKFLKSVLSILEERSQDRNSIVRQMAVRGLGNLVYGAPEKVKKYKKFLLDILIGALHDIFSSEVIGESMKALAKVLKELKEKDIGSSFKDLTQQIRTYFDDEDDALRSMAFVLFGILARLTKRKWKTYFADQVKKSWITLLLHLQDPNPEVSKECRATFHLCLPFLGLKRLQSAINEHLGGTAELKPEELQVDICRHLAKMNAELLEKLYQTTITYFYSSWEEIRAVAANLAGIILEHTDRQRMKWLDLEYLLMSLQVLQKDPSPTVQLVATEIISDIHSGRVIGE; this comes from the exons TGAAACTCCCTAcaccccaggggctgctggcACGACTCCTG GTAGTAGCCTCATCCCCTTATGAAAGAGAAGGACATGGATGTGCTGCCTTGCAATTACTTGAGGCCCTGCACCACAATATCCATGCAGCAGTGGGTGAGATGTGGGTACTAAATATCCCACCTCTGCTGCAGTACATTGAAG GAAACACAGAGAATTCCCTGGACCATGAACGGTGGGAGCACATGCTGCTTCAG TTCCTAAGAACATCTCTGGAGATGATAGGCGacagtgcctggagcagccagATAAGCCTTGAGTTGAGCCAGCAGATGGCCGGCTATGCCAGCCCCTCCAAAGAGAAG AGTTTCCTGTATAAGGCACTAGGAACGTCCTTAGCAGTTTGTCAGGACCTGGTCCACGTTAAATCACAGACTCATAAATTTCTGACGACAACAGATTATATGGAAGCCCCTGAGAGAGAG GGAGTCATTTCCATCCTCGCATTCTCTGCTGAGAGCCACTTGGACCTCACCTTGAACACACTTCAGGAGTTTGGGGCTGCAATGAGCAAGGTTAAGATTTCTGGGTTCATCGGCCACCTGAAG GACTACCACCATGGGAAAAGAAGCAAGACTCGCAGCACCCTGATGCTGACCTACAGCAACGTGGCTGTTCATGCTCCAAAAGACCAGCTTCTCTCCCGAGTGGAGGCAGACATCACAGGGAACATCCTTCACCATTACAGAGCCAGTTGTCAG gTGCTGGGCATCACTGTTACAAACAAG GACATGTACCTAAAATTAACCCTCATCCAGAATGTCACGGAGATTAGCTGTGCCATCTTGGAGACCAGAGACTCCCAGGAGTTCGAATTCTCTTACAAACAGGAGCTCCTTGGCTACATGCTG GACTTCATTAAAAAGGAACCACTGGATTCCCTGGCATCTCCAGTTCGCTACAAGGCAATTCTTGCCATTGGACATCTGAG CAAACTCAAACCATCTTTGACCTTGGAGGAAAACCATGAGCTCCTTGATGAGTGTTTCAAAAGtttatttccccttcctcccttggAGAAGATGAAAGAGGAAGGCGAGACAGCAAAGGATGCTCTGCATATACAG TCACTGTACGTAGGGTCCTTGGAAGCCCTTGGCAAGCTAATGAAGACTTTGCTGGAGGAAGAACCAACCGCAGACTGGTTCCAGGAAATGTTTGAA CTACTAAGGACATGGTTCAGTTCAGGGaaggagtgggagagagaaagggcCTTGCAGGCCAGCACCCAGCTTCTGACTGCCTATCAAGAGGCAGTTAATAGCACA ACTCAGGAAACTTTTAATCGGTTTGGATCTCTGATTGGACTAATAGCACCATACAGCTGTGATTCACTGGCCACGTCCCGTCAGTGGGTGGTTGACTGTATCAGCTGCCTTCTCTGTTTACAAG GCCAGTCCATGAACCTGGGGTCAGCGGCGGAGGAGCTGAGATGTCTCCGTGAAGCACTAACGGCTCCAGACCCTGAGGCTCTGTTTCAGGCATCTTCCAAAATGGCCAGG GTTGTGAGTGAGTACTTTCCCTCAGAACAGGCCACAGACTTTATTAAGGCCACATTGGGTGGTAtgctgtctgccagccccacctgTGCCACGGCAGCTGGACTGTGGATGAAAATCATCCTGAAGGAGTGTGGAGATGCCATGCTGGACAAG GTGCCAGATATCCTGGTTATAATATATAGCCACATGCCTGCTATCCAGGAGAGCAGCTTGAGGCAGTTCCTGGTGGAGGCGGTGTCCATTTTAGCTCACCGTGACCTAGAGACAGTGATCTCCAGCCTCCTCGGCCAACCTCTGCCGATGGACAG TGACATCACTGAGCTGTGGAGATCTCTGGGGGGAGACCCCTTGCTTGCCACTCAAGTCCTAAAGATCCTGATAGACAGGATAAAGACTCCAACAAGACAAGAAGGCCGCATCACCTCAGAGACTGAAATCGACAGGGATTGGGCAGCTGCTGAACCTCTCTCA GCAACATGTGCCATCTCTGAGGTGGTGTCAGCACTGGTGTCGAGCAAAACTGTgcaggagctgctcccagagttGTTTCCTGTTCTCCTGCAGCAGGTCAGCCGAACCCTAGGACAAGAGATGCCTTTGCCCAGGACAAGCAGCGGGATGCTATTCCGAGAAGACCTACAACATACTGAGGGCGACCCTTGCCG GCTTTCTATCCAAGCATTAGAGGCTGTGCTTTTCAAAGCTGGGAATGAGAGACtggggagagcgctcagggagcAGAGAACACAGAGTCTGCTTGAAAACCCCAAGACTCACCATGAGGGAGTGTGTCTGCTGGTGAG TGTTCTGCTAAGAGCTGAACTAATAACACCTGAGATCTTACAGAGCCTCCTCCCCTGGGTGAATTCCCCAACAGAAAACCTCCGAGTCACCAGCTCAGCTTTCCTTGCCCAG CTAATGACTGACCCCATGCTCAGGGAGAAGAAGTTCCTTAAGTCTGTCTTGAGCATCTTGGAAGAAAGGTCCCAGGATAGGAACAGCATTGTCCGCCAGATGGCTGTGAGAGGCCTGGGAAATTTAGTCTATGGGGCACCTGAGAAG GTGAAAAAGTACAAGAAGTTTCTTCTGGACATACTGATCGGGGCCTTACATGACATTTTCAGTTCGGAAGTCATTGGCGAGAGCATGAAAGCACTGGCCAAAGTCCTGAAGGAGCTGAAAGAGAAGGACATAGGTTCTTCCTTCAAAGACCTCACCCAACAGATCCGGACTTACTTTGATGAT GAGGATGATGCTCTTCGCTCGATGGCCTTTGTCCTATTTGGCATCCTGGCCCGGCtaacaaagagaaaatggaagacCTATTTCGCCGACCAGGTTAAAAAGAGCTGGATCACACTTCTGCTGCACCTGCAAGACCCGAACCCTGAGGTTTCAAAG GAATGCAGAGCTACGTTTCACCTCTGTTTACCGTTTTTGGGACTGAAGAGACTCCAAAGTGCAATTAATGAGCACCTTGGTGGCACAGCCGAGCTGAAGCCTGAAGAGCTCCAGGTGGACATTTGCAGACACCTT GCCAAAATGAAtgcagagctgctggagaaatTGTACCAAACCACCATCACGTACTTCTATAGCAGCTGGGAAGAGATCCGGGCAGTTGCAGCCAACTTAGCTG GCATCAtcctggaacacacagacaggcaGCGTATGAAATGGCTGGACCTGGAATATCTGCTGATGT CTCTCCAGGTCCTACAGAAAGACCCAAGTCCCACTGTCCAGCTGGTGGCAACTGAGATCATAAGTGACATCCATTCTGGCCGAGTGATTGGGGAATGA